The Desulfovibrio piger DNA segment GGACGAGGCCCCGGCAGCGGACGCCGGCGCCGAGGCCGATGCGGCCCTGCCGGAAGCCCCCCGCTGGAACGCCCTGGAAGAGGGGCTCGAATATGCGGAGTTCTCCCTGCAATCCGAAGCCGGGCAGCAGGCCTCTTTGACCGTCCTGCGTATCGACCCGGAATTGTTCGACTTCCGCCTCTATGCCAGCGCGGCCCACAAGCATCCGGCCCTGACCCTTGGCCAGTGGGCCGACAGCCATGATCTGGTGGCCGCCATCAATGCCAGCATGTATCTTCCCGACGGCGTCACCAGCACGGGCTACATGCGCCAGGACGACTACATCAACAACAAGCGCCTGGTCCGCCGCTTCGGCGCCTTCTTCGTGGCCGGTCCCCGCCAGGAGGGCCTGCCCCGCGCCGACATCCTGACCCGCGAGGATCCCCAGTGGCAGGAACTGCTGGAGCAATATCGCCTGGTCATCCAGAACTACCGCATGATCAATGACGAGCGCCGCATCCTCTGGTCTCCCGGCGGCCCCCTGTACGCCATCTCGGCAGTGGCCGAGGACGGGGCGGGCAAGATCCTCTTCCTGCACTGCCGCGAACCGCTGGAAGCCTACAGCTTTGCCCACGCCCTGCTCCACCTGCCGCTGGATGTCCGTACCGTCATGTATGTGGAGGGCGGCATGCAGGCCGGGCTGGTGATCCGCTCCCCCGGGCTGCATCAGGAGCTGCGCGGACGGCACCTGGCCGATTTCTGGGTCACGGGCAATGTGCGGGCCCAGCTGCCCAATGTGCTGGGCATCCGTCGTCGGCATGCCCCGGCCCTGCCGGACTGTCCCACCATGCTCCAGCAGACGTCCGTCCCCGCCGCTGCCGCCGAATGATGGCGGAACACGCCAGATATACAGACTTTTTTTCTCTGCATCCTTTGGGCCAGGGCGGGAAAGAGTTTTGTGAAAAACTTCTTTATTGTCCCACTCAGGGAGGGGTAAAACCCCCACCTTTAGGTGGCGGCTTTAGCGTTTCTTTTGTAGTCTGTGGGCATGAGCAATTATCGTAAAGGCTCCCACAGTGTTTTTTCAATTCACCTGCACCTGGTCTGGATAACCAAGTACAGGAAAAAGATTTTGTCAGGCGACATCGCCCAGAGAGCCAGGTCGCTGATACGCGGCATCTGTGAAAAGCATCAGGTGGAAATTCTCAAAGGACATATAGCACCCGACCATATCCATCTTTTCGTTTCGATTTCACCAAGCCTTGCTGTGAGCAAGTTGATGCAACAACTGAAAGGCCGAACCGCGCATGCCATGATAAATGAATTTCCATTGTTGCGCCGCCAGTACTGGGGACGTCATATGTGGGCGCGTGGCTATTTCTGTTGCAGCAGTGGCAATGTGACCGATGAGGTCATTAAGCAATACATCACGCAACAGGAAGATGCAGATGAAACCTTCCGAATTGAGGGGGAATGACTTCAGCCTGCTTCAGCAGGGGCCATACCGGCTTTAGCCGGAACGCGACTTTAGTCGCCACGGTGAATCCACCGGCTTTAGCCGGTGGAGTGTTCAATAAGAAAAATTACTATTATGGTCGGAAAACCTCTTTACAGCGGGGCCGTCTTGGTTCAAAGTAGCCTCGTCGGAAGGAGTTCCGGCAACATGCAACCACCGATCCCAACTGTCCGGCTGCGGACAAAGGTAGACAAATATCATGCCGAATCAGCTTGAAGTTTATAAGTGCACCCATTGCGGCAATATCGTTGAAGTCATCCACGGCGGCGGCGCCAGCCTGGTCTGCTGTGGCGAGAACATGAAGCTCATGAAGGAAGGCTCCACCGACGGCGCCATGGAAAAGCACGTGCCCGTGATCGAAAAGATCGAAGGCGGTTACAAGGTGACCGTGGGCAGCGTGGCCCATCCCATGGACGAGAACCACTACATCGAGTGGATCGAACTGCTGGCCGACAACCAGAGCCTGACCTGTTTCCTGAAGCCGGGCGACAAGCCTGAAGCGGTGTTCAAGACCGACGCCGAAAAGGTCACTGCCCGCGAATACTGCAACCTTCACGGCCACTGGAAGGCCGAAAACTAGGCTCATAAGGAGAGACACCATGAAATACGTTTGCAGCGTGTGCGGTTACGAATACGATCCCGCCGAAAACGACAACGTGCCCTTCGACCAGCTGCCTGATGACTGGACCTGCCCCGTCTGTGGCGTGAGCAAGGATCAGTTCGAACAGGCCTAAGCCCTGTTTCTTCCGCTCTTTCCGCCTGCCCTGCCGCCCTGCGGCAGGGCAGGCTCGTTTATGCCCTTTGCGGCATCCTGACCGCGAACACTATCCCCTAATGGAGAATTTTCATGCAGCCCGTTGAAATCAAAAAAGATATTTTCTGGGTCGGTTGCGTGGACTACGATCACCGTGACTTCCACGGCTATTCCCGCTCCCCCGAAGGTTCCACCTACAATGCCTACCTGATCCGCGACGAAAAGAACGTCCTGATGGATACCGTGTATCCCGGCTGGGCCGGCAACATGCTGTGCCGCATCGCCAAGATCATGGATCCTGAAAAGATCGACTACATCGTCTGCAACCACATGGAACCCGACCACGCCGGCAGCCTGGCCGAAGTGGTGGCCCGCGTGAAGCCCGAAAAGATCTTCGTCTCCACCCTGGGCTACAAGTCCATGCAGGGCTACTTCGACTGCAAGGACTGGCCCATCGAAGTGGTCAAGAGCGGCGACAAGCTGAACATCGGCAAGCGCAACATCATCTTCCAGGAGACCCGCATGCTGCACTGGCCCGACAGCATGGTCTCCTACATCCCCGAAGACAAGCTGCTCATCAGCAACGACGCCTTCGGCCAGAACATCGCCACCAGCTACCGCTATGCCGATGAGCACGACCAGGGCGACTTCGTGCGCGCCATCAAGGAATACTACTACAACATCGTGCTGCCCTACTCTCCCCAGGTGCTGAAGACCCTGCCCATCGTGGAGAGCCTGGACATCGACATGATCGCCCCTGACCACGGCCTGATCCACCGCGGCGAAAAGTCCGTGAAGTTCATCGTGGACATGTACCGCCAGATGGCCGAACAGAAGCCCCAGCAGCGCGCCATGGTGATCTACGACACCATGTGGCATTCCACCGAAAAGATGGCCTATGCCGTGTGCAGCGGTCTGGAAGAAGTGGGCGTGCCCACCCGCCTGATGTCCGTGAAGAGCAACCATCACAGCGAGATCATGACCGAACTGGCCAATTGCGGCGCCGTGATCGCGGGCTCCCCCACCCACAACAACACCATCATGCCCCTGATGGCCTCCACCCTGACCTACATGAAGGGCCTGCGTCCCCAGAACCGCGTGGGCGGCGCTTTCGGTTCCTTCGGCTGGTCCGGTGAATCCGCCAAGGTCCTGCACGAGATGCTGGCTTCCATGGGCATGGACATGCCCGCCGATTTCGTGAAGTGCAACTGGACCCCGCGCCACGAAGCCCTGCGCGCCTGCGTGGAACTGGGCAAGACCGTGGGCGAGGCCCTGGAGAAGAAGTGCCAGGGCGAATAAGCCCGCATCCTTCCGAATGCCCTACGGCGTCCCCAAACGGGGGCGCCGTTTTTTTATGCCCCGCGTGAAGCGGCAAAGAGCCTCCGTCCCATCCGGCAGGCGGGCATCGCCCGGCAGCGCGACGGGCCTGGCCTGCGTCCCGTCACGGGCAGAGGCTTCCATCCCTGATGAGCGGGGCTGTCAGCTTCATCAAAAATCACCGTAAAGACGGCAATGGGGATCGTATCAGCATTGCGCCCGTCCGCGGGGCCCGGCAAAAAAGCAGACAAGGCTCCTGCCCGTATCCAGGCATTTTTCCGGACGCATGCGCCCGGCCCGCCCTGCATGACCGGTATCCTTGCGCCACGCCTGCGCGGCTCAACAGCTTGCAGCCCCAAAACAAAAAGGCCGGAGCCTCAAGGGCCCCGGCCTCCGGTTGTCCGTTATCAAAAAATGCTAGCGTCCGCTTTCGCGTTCTTCCTGGCAGGCGCGGCACAGGCCGACGCCGGGCAGGGCCTCCAGACGCTTCTGGGGGATGGGCTCGCCGCATTCGCGGCAGCAGGCCACGCCGTCGATCCAGTCGGGACCGCCCTGGTCCATGGCAGCGCGGGCGCGGGAGAGGGCAGCTTCACGGTCCAGACGTTCAAGTTCAGTGGCCTGGTCAAAAACATCCATGCATCTGTCTCCTTAAAGCAAGCGGCAATCCCGCATGAGCCGGGATTGCCGTAGTGGATTGGTGCGGGCCTGTGTAGCACAGGCGCCCCATCCTGTAAAGAGTCCGCCCGCAGCCACCAGGAAAAAATCAGGGCCGGCAGGCTCCTGGGCGACCGTGATGGCCGCCCCTGAAAAACGCTCAAAAGAGGCTCCCGCACCGGAGCGGCACGGGAGCCTGGATATGTACCGGGAAACGCCGCCTTACTTCGCCGTACGCAGGATGTCTTCCAGCGTATCGATGAAGGCGTCGAGGTCGGCCTTGTCGATGGTCAGGGCAGGCAGCAGGCGCAGGGTCACGCCGTGGCTCAGGTTGCAGATGAAGCCGCGGGCGATGAGTTCGCGCCACACGGCGGCGGCATCCACAGCCAGCTCGATGCCGATCATCAGGCCCAGGCCGCGCACTTCACGCACGGTACCGGGCAGCTTGTCCCGGATGGCGCGGACGCGGTCCATCACATGCTTGCCCAGCCCGGCGGCACGGTCGGCCAGCTTGTCGCGGAGCATGATCTCCACGCACTTGGCCGCCACACCGGAGGCCAGCGCGCCGCCGCCAAAGGTGGTGGCGTGGCTGCCGGCCTCGAAGCCCTTGGCCATCTCGTCGGTGGCCAGCATGGCGCCCATGGGCAGGCCGTTGGCCAGGGACTTGGCCATGCTGATGGCGTCCGGGGTCAGGCCATGCTGCTGGAAGGCCCAGAAGGTACCGGTGCGGCACAGACCGGCCTGCACTTCGTCACAGATGAAGAGGATGTCGTGCTTGCGGCACAAGGCTTCCACACCGCGCAGGTAATCGCCCGGCAGGGGCACGATGCCGCCTTCTCCCTGCACCACTTCCACCAGCACCGCCGCCGTGGCGGGCGTGATGGCGGCTTCCAGCGCGGCCAGGTCATTGGCGGGCACCTGCTTGAAGCCTTCGGGCAGCGGCGTGAAACCGTCGCTCAGGCTCTCGCGGCCCGTGGCGGCCAGCGCGCCGAACGTGCGGCCGTGGAAGCAGCCGCCCAGGGTGATGATCTCGTAGGCGTCGCGCTGCTTGACCTTGCGCATGTAGCGGCGGGCCAGCTTGATGCAGGCCTCGTTGGCCTCGGCGCCGGAATTGCAGAAGAAGGCCTTGCCGTGATGGCTGGTGCTCAGCAGCAGGCGGGCCAGTTCCAGCTGTTCTTCCTGATAGAAAAGGTTGCTGACGTGCCAGAGCTTGTGGGCCTGGGCTTCCAGGGCGGCACAGACCTCGTCGTTGCAGTGGCCCAGGGCGGTCACCGCGATGCCGGCCAGCAGGTCCACATATTCCTTACCGTCCACGTCCCACAACCGCGAGCCCTTGCCTCGGACCACAGCCACGGGATATCGGCTGTAGGAACGGCAAAGCAGTGCTTCTTCCTGGGCTTTGACGGCGGAAAATGTGTCGGACATGGTCAACTCCTTTGCTGGGAGGCCTTGCGCCATCCCACGGGGCACGCGCCCCGGCAATCGTGAAACAGAAAAGGCTTTGGAAAAAACGGGAGGCTGCCGGGAAAACAGACGTCCCGGCCCGGCGGCGGATATGCCCGCGGCACACGCGGCAACGCACGGCCCCGGCCGGCGGCATCCCCTGGCGGAGACTAGCGCCCCGTATGTCCGAAGCCGCCCGCACCGCGCTCCGTGGCAGAAAGGCTCTCCACCTCCTGCCAGACAGGGCGGACAAAGGGCTGGAAAACAAGCTGGGCCATGCGCTCCCCACGCTTGAGGATGCGCTCCTCGCCCGAGGTGTTGAGCAGCATGACGAGGATCTCGCCCGTATAGTCGGGGTCGATGACCCCCACTCCCTGGGCCACGGTCAGGCCCTCACGCGCACCAAGGCCGCTGCGGGAATAGAGGAAACCCGCGAAACCGGCCTCGCAAGGCTGCACGCTGATGCCCGCAGGCACGCAAAAGCGGCCTCCGGCAGGGATGCGCACACAGTCCTCGTCCAGACAGGCGCGCAGGTCGATACCGGCCGAGAAAGCCGTGGCCGGTTCAAGCTGACCGGCGTACAGGGAACGGGCCCCTTCGCGCACGAAAGCGAGGCGCACGGGGCAGGTGGGTACGGAAAAATTGCTCATGGCGTGAGATGTAGCGCACATGCGGACAGCGGGCAAGAGGCCCAAAGCCTTGCGGGCCCGCAGGATACGGCCACAGGACCGCCGCTTTGTGCCCGTGCTCATGGACAGGTCCCCGCCGGCCCGGCAGCCAGCTCCACGCAGTGGTCTTCCCCTTCCTCCATCAGCGAGCGTACAGGCCAGTTGCGGGGATTTTCAGGAAACATTGCCAGCAAGTTCCCAGCCGGGACATCTGCAAAAAATTTTTTTCAATCCCTCTGGGCGTTCTCTTGCCCGGCATACGCTCCTCCAGCCATGACCCTGCAAGAGAAGAGTACAGGCCACCAGCAAACGTGCTTTCCCTTCCGGTCCGGATACGGCGGCCCCCCTCCGCGAATCGAGCCCCGTCTCCCCCTCTCATCTCCTCTAATAAAACAGCGTGGCGCTGCCCCGCCCGCCTCCTGCAGACAAGCCCCTCATGAGCTGAGGCCCCTGCCCCAACGACAGATTCCACAAAACGCCTTCCCCCTCCGGCAATACCCAAGCCCGCAGCACAATCCCCGCCAGCATCAAGATCTCATCGCAGCAAGACCGGCAATGGAGCCACGCGAGGGGCCCCATACGCTCCGGGATGCCCGGGTATGGTCGACGAACGGGAGCAGCAGCTCCTCCGGAGACCGTCGCGCTCGGGAGGCTCACCGCCCGCAAATTCCCTTGCACTGACCAGAGCAAAAGTTTTCGCGGGGATGGGGGCACGGGGGAAGGGGAGCCTTTTCCAAAAGGCCCCCCTTCCCCCGGACGGCCCACTGTCCTCCAATAACAGAACGGGCCCCTCTTCCCTTCCGCCGCCTCCGCTCCTGCTCCCCCTTGCCTTCCGGGCCCAGATTGGGCAAAGATGCGGCCAACAAAAGGAGATGGCGTGACTGAACACAGCTATGCGGTTATTGGTGGCGGCCTGGCCGGTTGCGAATGTGCCCTGCGTCTGGCGCGGGCCGGTCTGCAAGTGACTCTGTTCGAACAGAAGCCGGAGTTCCGTTCCCCGGCCCATGTCAATGACGGGCTGGCGGAGCTGGTCTGTTCCAATTCCCTGCGCTCGGACGAGCTGACCTCCGGCATCGGCCTGCTCAAGGCCGAGATGCGCGAACTGGGCAGCGACTTCATGGAGCTGGCCGACGCCCACCGCGTGCCTGCGGGCAAGGCCCTGGCCGTGGACCGCGAGGCCTTCTCGGCGGCCATGACGCAGCGCGTCATGTCCACGCCCGGCATCACGCTGGTGCACCGGCAGATCACGTCCCTGGACGATCCCGCGCTGGACGGCTTCGAGACCGTAGTGCTGGCGGCCGGGCCCATGGCTTCGGAGAACCTCTCCGCCTCGCTGGCCGAGGTGGTGGGCGGCGACCACTGCTATTTTTATGATGCCATCGCGCCCATCGTCTGGACGCATTCCCTGAATATGGACATCGTGTTCCGTGCCTCGCGCTACGGGCAGGAAAAGGGCGAAACGGGCGGCGACTATCTCAACTGCCCCATGAACAAGGAAGAATACGAAGCCTTCTATAATGCCCTGCTGGAAGCGCAAAAGGTGGGCGCACGGGAGTTCGAGAAGGAAAAGCATTTCGAAGGCTGCATGCCGGTGGAGGCCCTGGCCGAACGCGGCCCGCGCACCCTGACCTTCGGCCCGCTGAAGCCCGTGGGCTTCGTGGACCCGCGTACCGGCCGCCGTCCCTGGGCCATCCTGCAGCTGCGGGCCGAGACCCTCAACGGCGAGACCTGCAATCTGGTGGGCTGCCAGACCAAGCTGACCTACGGCGAGCAGGCGCGCGTGTTCCGCATGGTGCCCGGTCTGGAAAAGGCGGAATTCGCCCGCTTCGGCAGCATGCACCGCAACACCTATGTGAACGCGCCCGTGGCCCTGAACGAGGACCTGTCGCTCAAGGCGCGGCCCCGCGTCTTCCTGGCCGGACAGATCACCGGTGTGGAAGGCTATCTGGAATCCGCCGCCTGCGGCATGTGGCTGGGCATGCTGCTGGCCGCCCGCGCCCAGGGCAGGGAGCTGGCCCTGCCGCCGCTGGAATGCGCGCTGGGTGCCCTGCTCAACCATCTGCGCACCCCGGTGAAGCACTTCCAGCCGTCCAACGCCCATTTCGGCCTCATGCCGGAGCTGGACGAAAAAGCCAAGAAGAAGGACCGCAAGGCCCTCTACTCGGCCCGGGCGCGCGAACGTTTCGCCGCCTGGCGTGCGGAACAGGGGCTGTAGCAGCCTCGACTTTCGGCTCTGTTGCAAAAAAAGCGCATTTTTTTCGAAAAAAATGCGCTTTTTTTGTTCCCTTCTTCCAGAGCGTTTTGCCCATTTTTGACGGCCACCGGAAAAAACGGGCAAAATGAGAGGCAAAAATGAGGCTGCAACCTGTTGAAAATAAAAAATAAAAAAAAATAAAAAAAAGTTGTTGACTCAGGGGGTGGTTTTCGCTAGATAAGACTTCGCCTCTTGGAGTAGGAGCGTAGCTCAGGTGGCTAGAGCACTTCCTTGACACGGAAGGGGTCAGCAGTTCAAGTCTGCTCGTTCCTACCAAATAAAATAATAAGGGCATGAGCCCGTGGCGACAGGGGCGGTGCCCGCCAGATAGCTGCACGAAAGCAGC contains these protein-coding regions:
- a CDS encoding phosphodiester glycosidase family protein, coding for MSAGMDASVAPAFCHPAFPAGLLRRRQHGLLACCLRSLYLLLCLLVFCPAEAGAEGDLPPAPPAPSLSLELEQLDLSGLPGLPPLPAEDEVLPAAATQALPLPDEAPAADAGAEADAALPEAPRWNALEEGLEYAEFSLQSEAGQQASLTVLRIDPELFDFRLYASAAHKHPALTLGQWADSHDLVAAINASMYLPDGVTSTGYMRQDDYINNKRLVRRFGAFFVAGPRQEGLPRADILTREDPQWQELLEQYRLVIQNYRMINDERRILWSPGGPLYAISAVAEDGAGKILFLHCREPLEAYSFAHALLHLPLDVRTVMYVEGGMQAGLVIRSPGLHQELRGRHLADFWVTGNVRAQLPNVLGIRRRHAPALPDCPTMLQQTSVPAAAAE
- the tnpA gene encoding IS200/IS605 family transposase; protein product: MSNYRKGSHSVFSIHLHLVWITKYRKKILSGDIAQRARSLIRGICEKHQVEILKGHIAPDHIHLFVSISPSLAVSKLMQQLKGRTAHAMINEFPLLRRQYWGRHMWARGYFCCSSGNVTDEVIKQYITQQEDADETFRIEGE
- a CDS encoding desulfoferrodoxin, which encodes MPNQLEVYKCTHCGNIVEVIHGGGASLVCCGENMKLMKEGSTDGAMEKHVPVIEKIEGGYKVTVGSVAHPMDENHYIEWIELLADNQSLTCFLKPGDKPEAVFKTDAEKVTAREYCNLHGHWKAEN
- a CDS encoding rubredoxin, with protein sequence MKYVCSVCGYEYDPAENDNVPFDQLPDDWTCPVCGVSKDQFEQA
- a CDS encoding FprA family A-type flavoprotein; translated protein: MQPVEIKKDIFWVGCVDYDHRDFHGYSRSPEGSTYNAYLIRDEKNVLMDTVYPGWAGNMLCRIAKIMDPEKIDYIVCNHMEPDHAGSLAEVVARVKPEKIFVSTLGYKSMQGYFDCKDWPIEVVKSGDKLNIGKRNIIFQETRMLHWPDSMVSYIPEDKLLISNDAFGQNIATSYRYADEHDQGDFVRAIKEYYYNIVLPYSPQVLKTLPIVESLDIDMIAPDHGLIHRGEKSVKFIVDMYRQMAEQKPQQRAMVIYDTMWHSTEKMAYAVCSGLEEVGVPTRLMSVKSNHHSEIMTELANCGAVIAGSPTHNNTIMPLMASTLTYMKGLRPQNRVGGAFGSFGWSGESAKVLHEMLASMGMDMPADFVKCNWTPRHEALRACVELGKTVGEALEKKCQGE
- a CDS encoding TraR/DksA family transcriptional regulator, encoding MDVFDQATELERLDREAALSRARAAMDQGGPDWIDGVACCRECGEPIPQKRLEALPGVGLCRACQEERESGR
- a CDS encoding aspartate aminotransferase family protein, whose protein sequence is MSDTFSAVKAQEEALLCRSYSRYPVAVVRGKGSRLWDVDGKEYVDLLAGIAVTALGHCNDEVCAALEAQAHKLWHVSNLFYQEEQLELARLLLSTSHHGKAFFCNSGAEANEACIKLARRYMRKVKQRDAYEIITLGGCFHGRTFGALAATGRESLSDGFTPLPEGFKQVPANDLAALEAAITPATAAVLVEVVQGEGGIVPLPGDYLRGVEALCRKHDILFICDEVQAGLCRTGTFWAFQQHGLTPDAISMAKSLANGLPMGAMLATDEMAKGFEAGSHATTFGGGALASGVAAKCVEIMLRDKLADRAAGLGKHVMDRVRAIRDKLPGTVREVRGLGLMIGIELAVDAAAVWRELIARGFICNLSHGVTLRLLPALTIDKADLDAFIDTLEDILRTAK
- the dut gene encoding dUTP diphosphatase: MCATSHAMSNFSVPTCPVRLAFVREGARSLYAGQLEPATAFSAGIDLRACLDEDCVRIPAGGRFCVPAGISVQPCEAGFAGFLYSRSGLGAREGLTVAQGVGVIDPDYTGEILVMLLNTSGEERILKRGERMAQLVFQPFVRPVWQEVESLSATERGAGGFGHTGR
- the trmFO gene encoding methylenetetrahydrofolate--tRNA-(uracil(54)-C(5))-methyltransferase (FADH(2)-oxidizing) TrmFO, with amino-acid sequence MRPTKGDGVTEHSYAVIGGGLAGCECALRLARAGLQVTLFEQKPEFRSPAHVNDGLAELVCSNSLRSDELTSGIGLLKAEMRELGSDFMELADAHRVPAGKALAVDREAFSAAMTQRVMSTPGITLVHRQITSLDDPALDGFETVVLAAGPMASENLSASLAEVVGGDHCYFYDAIAPIVWTHSLNMDIVFRASRYGQEKGETGGDYLNCPMNKEEYEAFYNALLEAQKVGAREFEKEKHFEGCMPVEALAERGPRTLTFGPLKPVGFVDPRTGRRPWAILQLRAETLNGETCNLVGCQTKLTYGEQARVFRMVPGLEKAEFARFGSMHRNTYVNAPVALNEDLSLKARPRVFLAGQITGVEGYLESAACGMWLGMLLAARAQGRELALPPLECALGALLNHLRTPVKHFQPSNAHFGLMPELDEKAKKKDRKALYSARARERFAAWRAEQGL